One Helianthus annuus cultivar XRQ/B chromosome 12, HanXRQr2.0-SUNRISE, whole genome shotgun sequence genomic region harbors:
- the LOC110897054 gene encoding basic leucine zipper 43: MQAGELTDHSHYLIPGNPNPDIMNLHNSPIMQFNVNEPSNSFYNFHMNPQYQEINMQAPYFKSNSTSDEADEQQLSIINERKQRRMISNRESARRSRMRKQKHLDELWSQVVWLRNENHQLVDKLNKFSGIHEQVVQENAKLKDEAAELRQMVTEWQINGTYPTLRDLDDISNPSISSSSDFF; this comes from the coding sequence ATGCAAGCTGGTGAGCTTACTGATCATTCCCACTACCTTATTCCTGGAAACCCTAATCCAGACATCATGAACCTACACAACTCACCAATCATGCAGTTTAACGTTAACGAGCCGTCGAACTCGTTCTACAATTTTCATATGAACCCTCAATATCAAGAAATTAACATGCAAGCACCATATTTCAAGAGCAACTCAACTTCTGATGAAGCAGATGAGCAACAGCTCAGCATCATTAATGAGAGGAAGCAGAGAAGAATGATATCCAACAGAGAATCGGCACGAAGGTCGCGCATGCGCAAGCAGAAACATCTAGATGAGCTTTGGTCACAGGTTGTTTGGCTACGTAATGAAAATCATCAACTTGTTGACAAACTTAATAAGTTTTCAGGGATTCATGAGCAAGTTGTTCAAGAGAATGCTAAGCTTAAAGATGAAGCTGCAGAGCTTCGCCAGATGGTTACCGAGTGGCAGATTAATGGCACCTACCCTACTTTAAGGGATCTTGATGATATCTCAAACCCTTCCATCTCAAGTTCCTCAGACTTCTTCTAG